In Oryza glaberrima chromosome 8, OglaRS2, whole genome shotgun sequence, the following are encoded in one genomic region:
- the LOC127783082 gene encoding disease resistance protein RGA4-like: MIEAAETMEKAVITAFVNTVMPPLFKALSGSCKMVMNVIDDSDSMRRKLVLLAASMDDDLRRTKNPTAAAKVFGDQLRELTHDMEDCIERFLHRVSCAEGASRARRLGRFLLTICTRYRFGDKITALNRRLEELTNERLCQFVYDKPSPPPPLAPAAAQQREHVQLNPVGVEGAKGDILAMLEESPEELRVIAIVGFGGSGKTTLAKAVFRSTDDDRIRVFRSCRAWVDRAKEKNAGEIFRSLLQQFGYRGQGLLVDDEQYLQAQLMDYLRGRRYLIVIDDIGNGQWNSIKSAFEENSRNNGSRIIVTTTIKSEANTCCGNGKGFIYQMQNLEDQYCKTIALGEAPSPELQMGSEELLKKCDGHPLSLVCVANYLGGLNEPTGQRCRELCRYLGSKIHDNGNFERLKGVIMDNYTSLSNHVVRACLLYLSIFPNDVPLEKKVIIRRWIAEGFARSEDVDIDDQTIARWNFETFVDWDIFHPIIDTSNNGDVKMCKTRSIVHEYMLYKASRLERFIMSFPDWRRKVRHLCIDHRTPHKRRTTTDMDLSCVRSLTIFGTAGDTICEFHRYKILRVLDLEECNDVKNKHLKNIHKLWNLRYLSLGAEITSIPKDIAKLKLLETLCLSKTSVEELPVQVISLPFLHHLIGKFRIQYHGYSKSTLKKLSENSKLETLSGFIADFKSQGFLEILGHMSNLKKVKIWCQSSAAGDHDSILARKLSEAIQEYINPPLYIGDNRKLSICLQTFSGSFLNSLDTPCELTSLKLHGELRSLPRFVKWHTGLVELCLSSITVTRDVLSDLCNLKCLLYLKLISDCLDEFVIPQGAFRSLRRLCFKVQVSVFPRIEAGALRDLVSLQLLCRHLVGLAGIEIEDLRELKEVTLDSEVSRYTKESWETRAREHPNRPRILYTYKAA, from the exons ATGATTGAGGCAGCAGAGACCATGGAGAAAGCGGTGATAACTGCCTTCGTGAACACTGTCATGCCGCCGCTGTTTAAGGCGCTGTCAGGCAGTTGTAAGATGGTCATGAACGTGATCGATGATAGCGACTCAATGAGACGTAAACTAGTTCTGCTCGCAGCTTCCATGGACGACGACCTCCGGCGGACGAAGAaccccacggccgccgccaagGTGTTCGGCGACCAGCTGCGCGAGCTGACGCACGACATGGAGGACTGCATTGAGCGCTTCCTCCACCGCGTGTCCTGCGCCGAGGGAGCGTCGCGGGCGCGCCGGCTGGGGCGCTTCCTGCTCACCATCTGCACACGCTACCGGTTCGGGGACAAGATCACGGCGCTCAACAGGCGCCTCGAGGAGCTGACCAATGAACGCCTGTGCCAGTTCGTCTACGAcaagccctcgccgccgccgccactggcgccggcggcggcacaacAACGCGAACATGTTCAGCTCAACCCCGTGGGCGTCGAGGGAGCCAAGGGGGACATCCTCGCGATGCTGGAGGAAAGTCCGGAGGAGCTGAGGGTTATCGCCATCGTGGGTTTTGGCGGCTCCGGCAAGACGACCCTCGCTAAGGCAGTGTTCCGCTCAACTGATGATGATAGAATCCGGGTGTTCCGTTCCTGCCGTGCGTGGGTTGATCGAGCCAAGGAGAAAAATGCGGGGGAGATTTTCAGATCATTACTCCAGCAATTTGGCTATCGGGGTCAGGGATTATTGGTCGATGACGAGCAATATCTCCAAGCCCAGCTCATGGACTACCTCAGGGGTAGAAG ATATTTGattgttattgatgacattGGGAATGGGCAATGGAATTCTATAAAATCAGCTTTCGAAGAAAATAGTAGAAACAACGGAAGCAGGATAATAGTTACCACAACCATTAAGTCGGAAGCGAATACCTGCTGTGGCAATGGCAAAGGTTTCATATACCAAATGCAAAATCTTGAAGATCAATACTGCAAGACAATAGCTCTTGGGGAGGCACCTTCACCTGAGTTGCAGATGGGCTCGGAAGAACTACTTAAGAAATGTGATGGCCATCCACTTTCCCTTGTTTGTGTGGCCAATTATTTGGGAGGTTTAAATGAGCCTACTGGGCAGCGCTGTCGCGAATTGTGTCGCTACCTAGGTTCAAAAATACATGACAATGGTAACTTTGAAAGACTCAAAGGCGTGATCATGGATAATTACACAAGTCTTTCAAACCACGTTGTCAGGGCCTGCTTGCTATATTTGAGCATATTTCCAAACGATGTTCCGCTCGAGAAGAAAGTGATAATCAGGCGTTGGATAGCTGAAGGATTCGCAAGGAGCGAAGATGTGGACATTGATGACCAGACCATTGCACGTTGGAATTTTGAGACGTTTGTAGACTGGGACATCTTTCATCCTATCATTGACACAAGCAATAATGGCGATGTCAAGATGTGCAAGACTCGCAGTATCGTGCACGAGTATATGTTGTACAAGGCGTCGAGACTTGAGAGGTTCATCATGTCCTTTCCTGACTGGCGAAGGAAAGTTCGTCATCTCTGTATCGATCATAGGACACCTCACAAGCGCAGAACTACAACAGATATGGATTTGTCATGCGTCCGGTCTTTGACGATCTTCGGGACGGCAGGTGACACCATTTGCGAGTTTCACAGGTACAAGATTTTGAGAGTCCTGGATCTCGAAGAATGCAATGATGTCAAGAACAAGCACCTGAAAAATATACACAAGTTATGGAATCTGAGGTATCTCAGCCTTGGGGCAGAAATTACAAGTATTCCTAAAGATATAGCAAAACTGAAACTTTTGGAAACGCTCTGTCTAAGTAAGACGAGTGTAGAGGAGCTACCTGTGCAAGTTATTAGTTTGCCCTTCTTACACCATCTGATTGGAAAGTTTAGGATTCAATATCATGGCTATAGCAAGAGTACGCTCAAAAAGTTATCTGAAAATAGTAAATTGGAGACCTTATCGGGATTTATCGCCGACTTCAAGAGCCAAGGATTTCTTGAGATATTGGGCCATATGAGCAATTTGAAAAAGGTTAAGATATGGTGCCAGTCATCAGCTGCAGGAGATCATGATAGTATCTTGGCTCGTAAGCTTTCAGAGGCCATCCAGGAGTACATCAATCCTCCCTTGTATATTGGCGATAACCGTAAACTATCAATCTGCCTGCAAACATTCTCCGGCAGCTTCCTCAATTCTCTCGATACTCCCTGTGAGCTCACTTCGCTGAAACTACATGGCGAGCTTCGTTCGTTGCCCCGTTTTGTCAAATGGCATACAGGTCTCGTTGAGCTGTGCCTTTCATCAATTACCGTGACACGGGATGTTCTCTCTGATCTGTGTAACCTAAAGTGTCTGTTATACCTCAAACTGATCAGCGATTGCCTTGACGAATTTGTGATACCACAAGGGGCGTTCCGTAGTCTGCGACGCCTGTGCTTCAAGGTGCAAGTCTCTGTCTTCCCGAGGATTGAAGCAGGAGCACTGCGGGACCTGGTGTCACTCCAGCTGCTCTGCAGACACCTAGTAGGTTTGGCTGGTATTGAAATCGAAGATCTTCGAGAACTTAAAGAAGTAACTCTGGACTCTGAGGTCTCGAGATACACAAAGGAAAGTTGGGAAACACGAGCAAGGGAGCATCCTAACAGGCCAAGGATTTTGTATACTTACAAGGCTGCATAA